In Kineosporia sp. NBRC 101731, the following proteins share a genomic window:
- a CDS encoding phosphotransferase: MIDQVHRVGRLDCPRTVAVKDLQKGQHRWTIHLCTWIGTGPVHEPADMRRLGADLARLHAAMSEPGMDFSDRPLSFQRPALALPAQPAPAWWTARELSQDRILACQSPQNTVLPVRSPHGDMHWGNIVQASTGGFAFIDFDKVMSAPPMFDLAKLIVTSMFQLDDPVQFQSRRTRDLLKNYASVRELSPAALRPSPAGGSPATTATSMTHSESDLQPSTAQNRTSERRRRDFLRGWPNACQGQRPRQPAFTPDLGHAEPGMMLKESRWSSRGT; this comes from the coding sequence GTGATCGACCAGGTGCACCGCGTCGGCCGCCTGGATTGCCCCAGGACGGTCGCCGTCAAGGACCTGCAGAAAGGCCAGCACCGCTGGACGATCCACCTGTGCACATGGATCGGAACCGGGCCGGTGCATGAGCCCGCCGACATGCGCCGGCTGGGGGCGGACCTCGCGCGCCTGCACGCAGCCATGAGCGAACCGGGGATGGACTTCAGTGACAGACCCTTGAGCTTCCAGCGCCCGGCCCTTGCACTGCCCGCTCAGCCGGCACCAGCCTGGTGGACAGCACGCGAGCTCTCGCAGGACCGCATCCTTGCCTGCCAATCGCCCCAGAACACCGTGCTACCCGTGCGGTCGCCTCACGGGGACATGCACTGGGGCAACATCGTTCAGGCCAGCACGGGAGGGTTCGCCTTCATCGACTTCGACAAGGTCATGTCAGCGCCACCGATGTTTGATCTGGCCAAGCTCATCGTGACCAGCATGTTCCAGCTCGACGACCCGGTTCAGTTCCAGTCCCGCCGGACCAGGGACTTGCTGAAGAACTACGCATCCGTGCGGGAACTGTCACCGGCCGCGCTGAGACCATCGCCAGCTGGTGGATCACCCGCCACCACCGCGACCAGCATGACCCACTCGGAATCCGATCTACAACCATCGACTGCGCAGAACAGGACATCTGAGCGGCGCCGTCGTGACTTCCTCAGGGGCTGGCCGAACGCATGCCAGGGTCAGCGGCCACGACAGCCGGCCTTCACCCCGGACCTTGGACACGCTGAACCCGGCATGATGCTGAAGGAATCGAGATGGTCCTCTCGTGGCACGTAA
- a CDS encoding GGDEF and EAL domain-containing protein, whose translation MSFEQGHPVRALPLKVGYETDDVSRMGSSLGSDARRIPAQHNPGHVEESAQGYGSDQPRQESSDEASLSQGLPDDGSTTRETHDPALTSRLHEQVFQALQDVVIVTDLSGRVVDCNRAAEKMLGVDRASMLGLTYHQVWAAGEDRWRSSSSHAASIAEPVSEPIMMQALSEHGSWSGDVPLPGATGGIGAAQVIPVKDENGRLVGYAGIIRDVTAKRVTATELARAEQRWRTMLDVAPTGLALVTLEGRFERVNKALCRIVGYPAEQLLQMTFQQITHPDDLADDINLVHRLLAGEIEHYTLEKRYRHALGHAVWVQLSVALIRDGETGRPEQFVTAIENITARRQAHDRLHAIIAGANDAFIGIAPAGYVTEWNAAAEKLFGYTRAEAYGHTLTELIIPPDLREAHHQGLERLRRGGPPRILAQSMEVQGQAKDGHLIPVELTIWRADGARGASLEGVDGEFYAFVRDTTERNRAVQQQAAIAAAQLAIAEVELSPQKVMHEICTHAEALTGADGACVETIDGDDLVYQFSTGAAEQYRGLRLPIASSLSGLAVITKETLWCNDTRSDPRVHAKTALWTGERSIVVIPLRSGDQIHGVLKINSRRAGAFTEQDCVTLSLLAAPFGAALANAWQLETTATQAVTDTLTGLGNRSYGLRELDRALLRQGRRGGHIAVMFIDLDHFKPVNDIHGHNAGDQVLQAVAGKLRSAVRRTDTCARYGGDEFLVVSEDVTSSDEAILIAERLIHLIAGPYPLGNTPTTGSRDETEMPPPQPVIGASIGIAVSAATSTASQLLQAADEAMYEAKRSSGNTYALRKL comes from the coding sequence GTGAGCTTCGAGCAAGGCCATCCGGTGCGCGCTCTCCCCCTCAAGGTCGGATACGAGACGGACGACGTCTCACGCATGGGCAGCTCTCTGGGATCCGATGCGCGACGGATTCCGGCACAGCACAATCCCGGCCATGTCGAGGAATCTGCTCAGGGCTACGGATCGGACCAGCCCCGACAGGAGTCCAGCGATGAAGCATCTTTGAGCCAGGGCTTGCCCGATGATGGATCGACGACGCGCGAGACCCACGACCCTGCGCTGACGTCCCGGTTGCATGAACAGGTGTTTCAGGCACTCCAGGACGTGGTGATCGTGACCGATCTGTCCGGCCGGGTGGTGGACTGCAACCGGGCGGCAGAGAAGATGCTCGGTGTCGACCGGGCCTCGATGCTCGGTCTGACCTATCACCAGGTCTGGGCTGCTGGTGAGGACCGTTGGCGGTCCAGCAGCAGTCACGCAGCCTCTATTGCGGAGCCGGTGTCCGAGCCCATCATGATGCAGGCCCTGTCCGAACACGGTTCATGGTCGGGAGACGTGCCCCTGCCAGGGGCGACCGGGGGGATCGGCGCCGCGCAAGTCATCCCGGTCAAGGACGAGAACGGCCGCTTGGTCGGATACGCCGGCATCATCCGCGATGTCACAGCCAAACGGGTCACGGCCACCGAACTGGCCCGTGCCGAACAGCGGTGGCGCACGATGCTCGACGTAGCTCCGACCGGCCTGGCGCTGGTCACCCTGGAAGGCCGCTTTGAACGGGTCAACAAGGCCCTGTGCCGGATTGTGGGTTACCCGGCCGAACAGCTGCTCCAGATGACATTTCAGCAGATCACCCACCCTGACGATCTGGCCGACGACATCAATCTGGTGCACCGCCTCCTGGCCGGCGAAATAGAGCATTACACCCTGGAAAAGCGCTACCGGCATGCCCTCGGGCACGCGGTCTGGGTGCAGCTCTCGGTCGCGCTGATCCGGGACGGCGAAACGGGGCGACCCGAGCAATTCGTTACGGCCATCGAGAACATCACCGCACGACGCCAAGCCCACGACCGGCTTCATGCGATCATCGCGGGGGCCAACGACGCCTTCATCGGCATCGCACCGGCCGGGTACGTGACCGAGTGGAATGCCGCTGCGGAGAAACTATTCGGCTACACCCGCGCCGAGGCCTACGGCCACACACTCACCGAGCTGATCATCCCGCCCGACCTGCGCGAAGCCCACCACCAGGGACTGGAGCGCCTGCGCCGCGGAGGACCTCCTCGAATCCTGGCACAGAGCATGGAGGTTCAGGGCCAGGCCAAAGATGGGCATCTCATTCCCGTGGAACTGACGATCTGGCGTGCAGACGGCGCTCGCGGTGCCAGCCTGGAAGGCGTTGACGGAGAGTTCTACGCGTTCGTCCGGGACACCACCGAACGCAACCGCGCCGTCCAGCAGCAGGCCGCTATCGCCGCCGCCCAGCTCGCGATCGCCGAGGTCGAGCTGTCCCCGCAGAAAGTCATGCACGAAATCTGTACGCACGCCGAGGCTCTGACCGGTGCCGACGGTGCCTGCGTCGAGACCATTGACGGCGATGACCTGGTCTACCAGTTCAGCACGGGCGCGGCCGAACAGTACCGGGGCCTGCGCCTGCCGATCGCCTCCAGCTTGTCCGGGCTGGCTGTGATCACCAAGGAGACGCTGTGGTGCAATGACACCCGTTCAGATCCGCGCGTCCACGCGAAAACCGCTCTCTGGACAGGTGAGCGCTCGATCGTCGTCATTCCCTTGCGCAGTGGTGACCAGATTCATGGCGTGCTGAAAATTAATTCCCGCCGGGCGGGCGCCTTCACCGAGCAGGACTGCGTCACTCTCAGTCTTCTGGCTGCGCCCTTCGGGGCTGCCCTGGCCAACGCATGGCAATTGGAAACCACTGCCACGCAGGCCGTCACCGATACCCTCACCGGGCTGGGTAACCGTAGCTACGGCCTGCGCGAACTGGACCGCGCGCTTCTGCGTCAGGGTCGGCGGGGTGGGCACATTGCCGTCATGTTCATCGACCTCGACCATTTCAAACCGGTCAACGACATCCACGGGCACAACGCCGGTGACCAGGTCCTTCAAGCTGTTGCCGGTAAACTACGTTCGGCAGTGCGGCGAACCGACACCTGCGCCCGCTACGGCGGTGACGAGTTCCTCGTCGTCAGCGAAGACGTCACCAGCAGCGACGAGGCCATCCTCATCGCCGAGCGCCTCATTCACCTCATCGCCGGCCCCTACCCACTCGGGAACACCCCGACCACCGGTAGCCGGGACGAGACAGAAATGCCGCCCCCGCAACCCGTCATTGGAGCCAGCATCGGCATTGCTGTGTCCGCCGCTACCTCAACCGCAAGTCAGCTGCTACAGGCGGCCGACGAAGCCATGTACGAGGCTAAACGCAGCAGCGGCAACACCTACGCCCTCCGCAAGCTCTAG
- a CDS encoding amidohydrolase family protein produces the protein MKSIANPLHHLTVGRRGFITGTTLGLGAGLSTPAIVSRATADEPSDVALRDQDLPFIGTEETFSTHELMVLNDRLFLEDTGLAEIGPRRIGAMDEAGLNVQILSAHTPGVQNVPGRKGIDFAYRLNRMLVDGPMATYPRRFQAFATLPLQNPEASADELERAVREDGFLGCLTNGIIGKKFLDHPDFEPVLARAEALGKPIYIHPGLPPDEVFQIYYSNMRPEYQEEFQDQVLSISAYGWHQEVVTQCIRMITSGVFDRHPELQIIIGHMGEGLPFFYKRILEKMGEVTQKSLEKPFEQYFHDNFWFTTSAFPQTDLLDLLLKYISVDRVMFATDYPFADMKKQTDWFRAVDLPREAKEKIAFRNAEKLFGIKV, from the coding sequence ATGAAATCCATCGCCAACCCCCTGCATCACCTCACGGTAGGTCGCCGCGGTTTTATCACCGGCACGACACTGGGCCTTGGTGCCGGCTTGTCGACGCCTGCCATCGTCTCCCGCGCGACGGCGGACGAGCCTTCGGACGTTGCGTTGCGAGACCAGGACCTGCCCTTCATCGGTACGGAAGAGACCTTTTCCACGCATGAGCTGATGGTGCTGAACGACAGGCTGTTCCTCGAGGACACCGGCCTGGCCGAGATCGGCCCACGTCGCATCGGCGCCATGGACGAGGCCGGACTCAACGTTCAAATCCTTTCCGCACATACGCCAGGTGTGCAGAATGTCCCCGGAAGGAAGGGCATCGATTTTGCGTATCGCCTCAACCGGATGCTCGTCGATGGACCGATGGCCACCTACCCACGGCGGTTTCAGGCATTTGCAACCTTGCCGCTTCAGAATCCTGAGGCCTCGGCGGACGAATTAGAACGCGCAGTTCGCGAAGATGGCTTCCTGGGCTGCCTGACCAATGGAATCATCGGGAAAAAATTCCTCGACCATCCTGACTTCGAGCCCGTCCTGGCGCGCGCCGAAGCCCTCGGTAAGCCGATATACATCCATCCAGGCCTACCGCCCGACGAAGTTTTCCAAATCTACTACAGCAACATGCGACCGGAATATCAGGAGGAATTCCAGGACCAGGTGCTCAGCATTTCTGCGTACGGATGGCATCAGGAAGTCGTTACTCAGTGCATTCGAATGATAACTTCAGGGGTGTTCGACAGGCATCCGGAACTCCAGATCATCATCGGCCACATGGGAGAGGGCCTTCCGTTCTTCTACAAACGCATCCTGGAGAAGATGGGCGAAGTGACCCAGAAGAGCCTGGAAAAGCCGTTCGAGCAGTATTTTCACGACAACTTCTGGTTCACTACCAGTGCATTCCCGCAGACTGATCTACTCGACCTCCTACTGAAGTACATCAGCGTGGATCGAGTGATGTTTGCAACCGACTACCCATTTGCGGACATGAAAAAACAAACCGACTGGTTCCGGGCAGTCGATTTGCCACGGGAAGCCAAGGAGAAGATTGCCTTCCGGAATGCCGAGAAACTTTTCGGGATCAAAGTTTGA
- a CDS encoding response regulator transcription factor, translating into MRILIADDDTAIRESLERVLQVEGYETSSVSNGLAVLDGAGGVGGDTLDLLILDVMMPRLGGLETCRRLRAAGRDLPVLMLTARDQVSDRVAGLDAGADDYLPKPFAIEELLARVRALLRRRMPTGEESQILSFADVRLDPDRFEAWRGERPLRLTRTEFSLLQVFMRNATRVLTRDMLFEAIWGFNMSATANNLQVYISYLRRKMEAEDEPRLIYTLRGLGYALRETPP; encoded by the coding sequence ATGCGGATCCTGATCGCGGATGATGACACGGCCATTCGTGAGTCGCTGGAGCGGGTACTCCAGGTCGAGGGTTACGAGACCAGTTCCGTCTCCAACGGTCTCGCCGTGCTCGACGGGGCCGGTGGGGTCGGCGGTGACACGCTGGATCTGCTGATCCTCGACGTGATGATGCCCCGGCTCGGCGGGTTGGAGACCTGTCGGCGGTTGCGAGCTGCGGGTCGGGATCTACCGGTGCTGATGCTGACCGCCCGTGACCAGGTCTCCGACCGGGTCGCGGGGCTGGATGCGGGCGCCGACGACTACCTGCCCAAGCCGTTCGCCATTGAGGAGTTGCTGGCCCGGGTGCGCGCGTTGCTGCGTCGGCGCATGCCGACCGGCGAGGAGTCGCAGATCCTGTCGTTCGCCGACGTCCGCCTCGATCCCGACCGGTTCGAGGCGTGGCGGGGTGAGCGGCCGCTACGCCTGACCCGGACCGAGTTCTCTCTCCTGCAGGTCTTCATGCGCAATGCGACCCGGGTCTTGACCCGCGACATGCTGTTCGAGGCGATCTGGGGCTTCAACATGAGCGCCACCGCCAACAACCTCCAGGTGTACATCAGCTACCTGCGCCGCAAGATGGAGGCCGAGGATGAGCCACGATTGATCTACACGTTGCGGGGCCTGGGATACGCGTTGCGGGAGACCCCTCCGTGA
- a CDS encoding TetR/AcrR family transcriptional regulator: MTTVKGLATRARIVEAAAGEVRDNGANAVTLDDVCRRSGTGKGQLFHHFPGGREQLMLAVAELEAALVFDDQEPYLSQLTSAASWRAWCDLMITRYRDQGVNCPLAVLIADVGRYSPAAQDVAAQLVRRWQACLREGIVATQAVGEADPGVNADRVAAAFIAAIQGGVTVLISTGSSEHLEAGLALCLEHLLTQTPVQVV, from the coding sequence ATGACTACTGTCAAGGGTCTGGCCACCCGTGCACGCATCGTCGAGGCCGCCGCGGGCGAGGTCCGGGACAACGGTGCGAACGCCGTCACCCTCGATGACGTGTGCCGGCGCAGCGGTACTGGCAAGGGCCAGCTGTTCCACCACTTCCCGGGTGGGCGGGAACAACTGATGCTCGCCGTCGCCGAACTCGAAGCCGCCCTCGTGTTCGACGATCAGGAGCCGTACCTGAGCCAGCTCACCTCGGCCGCGTCGTGGAGGGCATGGTGTGACCTCATGATCACCCGCTATCGGGATCAGGGAGTGAACTGCCCGCTGGCCGTCCTGATCGCCGACGTGGGCCGGTACAGCCCGGCAGCGCAAGATGTTGCGGCACAACTAGTCAGGCGGTGGCAGGCGTGTCTGCGGGAGGGAATCGTGGCCACCCAGGCGGTCGGCGAGGCTGATCCGGGCGTCAACGCCGACCGGGTGGCCGCGGCCTTCATCGCGGCGATCCAGGGCGGCGTCACCGTGCTGATCTCGACGGGTTCCTCCGAGCATCTCGAGGCCGGCCTGGCTCTCTGCCTCGAGCATCTCCTCACCCAGACGCCGGTTCAGGTTGTCTGA
- a CDS encoding MarR family winged helix-turn-helix transcriptional regulator codes for MDDDFARLLGDRPTLVERAPLGFALLALSRTLHGLTAELLLELGLYPGQELILMRLFDRDEQSQTSLQQSIGLDHSTVSRSIRRMEEAGLLARRPDPRDRRAMVVSLTEAGHALRPRIAQVWEVLENHLDEALGPDDRLKLVPLVEGLERSIATVRVRRG; via the coding sequence ATGGATGACGATTTCGCGCGGCTTCTCGGGGACCGGCCGACGCTGGTTGAGCGTGCGCCCCTGGGCTTCGCCCTGCTGGCGCTCTCGCGCACCCTGCACGGGCTGACCGCAGAACTCCTGCTGGAGCTAGGGCTCTATCCCGGTCAGGAACTGATTCTCATGCGCCTGTTCGACCGGGACGAGCAGAGCCAGACCTCTTTGCAGCAGTCCATCGGGCTGGACCACTCCACCGTCTCGCGCAGTATCCGGCGCATGGAAGAGGCCGGCTTGCTGGCCCGGCGCCCCGACCCACGCGACCGGCGGGCCATGGTGGTGTCTCTCACCGAGGCCGGCCACGCGCTGCGGCCTCGCATCGCCCAGGTCTGGGAAGTCCTCGAGAACCATCTGGACGAAGCCCTGGGGCCCGATGATCGTCTGAAACTCGTTCCGCTGGTGGAGGGTCTGGAGCGATCGATCGCTACGGTGCGAGTTCGCCGCGGCTGA
- a CDS encoding quinone oxidoreductase, with product MRAIVITKSGGPDVLQLQDRPAPRPGPGEILVDVRAAGVNYFDTAIRKGALTDIPGMEGVGIVRETGEGVTEFALGDRVGWLTIETHSSYAEQMVLPVGHVVALPDAIDDETAAAVILQGLTAQHFTTVSHPVQPGDITVVHAAAGGVGMLVTQFVKAQRGTVIGLVSRPEKVDLATSAGADHVLVSMGGAFVEPVMELTGGEGVHAVFDGAGSTTFAGSLDVLRTHGTLVFYGPVIDTVPTIAMNEIPRSTRLTYGATNDHVRTPEELRARCAELFALVEQGELKVRIGHRYALEDAAQAHRDIESRATTGKLLLIP from the coding sequence ATGAGAGCAATCGTGATCACGAAATCGGGCGGACCCGACGTTCTGCAGCTGCAGGACCGGCCGGCACCCCGGCCGGGTCCAGGCGAGATTCTGGTGGACGTCCGCGCGGCGGGGGTGAATTATTTCGACACAGCCATCCGCAAGGGAGCTCTCACCGACATTCCCGGCATGGAAGGCGTCGGCATCGTGAGGGAGACCGGCGAGGGCGTGACGGAGTTCGCGCTCGGCGACCGGGTCGGCTGGCTGACGATCGAGACGCACAGCAGTTACGCCGAGCAGATGGTGCTGCCCGTCGGCCATGTGGTTGCGCTGCCCGACGCCATCGACGACGAGACGGCTGCGGCCGTCATCCTGCAGGGCCTGACCGCCCAGCACTTCACCACGGTGTCGCACCCGGTGCAGCCGGGAGACATCACGGTGGTGCATGCCGCCGCCGGTGGCGTCGGCATGCTGGTCACACAGTTCGTCAAGGCGCAGCGCGGCACCGTCATCGGGCTGGTCTCACGACCGGAGAAGGTCGACCTGGCCACCAGCGCCGGCGCCGATCATGTCCTGGTCTCCATGGGTGGCGCATTCGTCGAGCCGGTGATGGAACTGACCGGCGGAGAGGGGGTACACGCAGTGTTCGACGGCGCGGGATCAACCACCTTCGCCGGATCGCTGGATGTGCTGCGCACGCACGGGACGCTGGTCTTCTACGGCCCGGTCATCGATACCGTGCCGACGATCGCCATGAACGAGATCCCCCGCAGCACGCGACTCACCTACGGTGCGACCAACGATCACGTCCGCACTCCCGAGGAGCTGAGGGCCCGATGCGCTGAGCTGTTCGCGCTCGTCGAGCAGGGCGAGCTGAAGGTCCGCATCGGTCACCGCTACGCCCTCGAGGACGCAGCGCAAGCCCACCGCGACATCGAGTCGCGCGCTACCACCGGGAAACTGCTCCTGATCCCCTGA
- a CDS encoding HAMP domain-containing sensor histidine kinase encodes MSRPAGREPRWLTRWWRRRSLRARLTVIAATAIAGSVFVAFLVGIELLDRELQDTAKNELRADARVLATNAQRAGLAQVQLPPYRGSGRLVRIILPDGSTRIPEGQPALLPVSEHAGRVAQGTSNALMESIDGGDNDYFIYTQRAGEGAVQVARVADESPITRLGLGMLLIGLLCVVGGALVGRTVARAGLAPIDRLTAAAVHVAHTRDLDADIPDEGGGEIRRLIQSINDMLAALRDSRRAQRLLAEDAAHELKTPLTSLRVNIELLIRLDRRGTLDSALPAQSRSRLLNDLGAQMVELSTLAAELTELARGDVSDENTELLDLADVVVAAATRARSRATDVEIALDLTSVWVGGRPAALQRAVLNLMDNASKWSPVDQQVQVRLRAEGTMAVLEVDDAGPGIDDADIPRVFDRFYRADSARALPGSGLGLSIVQRVVDAHDGRVMVARSARGGALLRVDLPAATSPPLLGRATVGQDGVVPSTGGVAKQGQ; translated from the coding sequence GTGAGCAGACCCGCCGGGCGGGAACCGCGCTGGCTGACCCGATGGTGGCGCCGGCGGTCCCTGCGGGCCAGGCTGACGGTGATCGCGGCCACGGCCATCGCCGGCAGCGTGTTCGTGGCCTTCCTGGTGGGCATCGAGCTACTGGACCGGGAACTGCAGGACACCGCCAAGAATGAGCTGCGCGCCGACGCCCGCGTCCTGGCGACGAACGCGCAGCGTGCCGGTCTGGCACAGGTCCAGTTACCGCCGTATCGCGGATCCGGTCGGCTCGTGCGGATCATCCTGCCCGACGGCTCGACCCGGATCCCGGAGGGCCAACCCGCGCTGCTCCCGGTCAGCGAGCACGCCGGGCGCGTGGCACAGGGAACGTCGAACGCTTTGATGGAGTCGATCGACGGCGGCGACAACGACTACTTCATCTACACGCAGCGGGCGGGCGAGGGCGCGGTCCAGGTGGCCCGCGTCGCTGACGAAAGCCCCATCACCCGGCTCGGATTGGGCATGTTGCTGATCGGTCTGCTCTGCGTGGTCGGCGGCGCCCTGGTGGGGAGGACCGTGGCACGGGCCGGGCTGGCACCGATCGACCGGCTGACCGCCGCCGCGGTACACGTCGCCCACACCCGGGATCTCGACGCCGACATCCCGGATGAGGGCGGTGGGGAGATCCGGCGGCTGATTCAGTCGATCAACGACATGCTCGCCGCGCTCCGGGACTCCCGCCGGGCCCAGCGGCTGCTCGCCGAGGATGCCGCCCACGAGCTCAAGACCCCGCTCACCAGCCTGCGCGTGAACATCGAACTGCTGATCCGGCTCGATCGGCGCGGCACTCTGGACAGCGCACTGCCGGCACAGAGCCGCAGCCGGCTGCTCAACGACCTCGGCGCCCAGATGGTCGAATTGAGCACGCTGGCCGCCGAGCTGACCGAGCTGGCACGCGGTGACGTCAGCGATGAGAACACCGAGCTGCTCGACCTCGCCGACGTGGTGGTGGCCGCCGCGACCCGGGCGCGTTCGCGCGCGACCGACGTCGAGATCGCCCTCGACCTCACCTCCGTGTGGGTGGGCGGGCGTCCCGCCGCGCTCCAGCGGGCGGTGCTCAACCTCATGGATAACGCCAGCAAGTGGTCTCCGGTGGACCAGCAGGTTCAGGTCCGGCTCCGTGCCGAGGGCACCATGGCGGTGCTGGAGGTTGACGACGCCGGGCCGGGCATCGACGATGCTGACATACCGAGGGTGTTCGACCGGTTCTACCGTGCTGACAGCGCCCGGGCGTTGCCGGGATCCGGTCTGGGGCTGTCGATCGTGCAGCGGGTCGTCGACGCCCACGACGGCCGGGTCATGGTCGCGCGTTCCGCGCGCGGGGGTGCGCTGCTTCGGGTCGACCTTCCGGCCGCGACCTCGCCCCCGCTGCTCGGGCGGGCTACCGTCGGGCAGGACGGCGTGGTGCCCTCAACCGGCGGCGTGGCGAAGCAGGGGCAGTAG
- a CDS encoding MMPL family transporter, producing the protein MAIHTARSAQAPPSRLTSRWVPWLVIGLWVALAVVMVPLSGKLSSVTTDSAVDTLPAGAESTKVAVLEDRLPGGEDNTFVFVYHRTGGLTNADRATVQRHYNTFAQQYPPTTAAPEADDEDEGSPTAASTDGEAMTFTLSVSTTYGEPEALVGPLREAAKDRPAGLDLEVTGPAAIDGDLESIFDGIDLQVFLTTIIVVTLLLILTYRSPVLWFIPLVVVGAAALTSMATVYLLVKSFGIVVNDQNSALLTILVFGVGTDYALLLISRYRESLHQHENVRVAMVHALRSAAPAIIASATTVVAGLLCLLVADLNSTSGLGPIGAAGIVCALVAMLTLFPAVLVVFGRRIFWPAIPRFNTAVEEKVGIWGRLGTAINRRRWMAALGSLGILGVLILGLTGNTSSLREQDQFPTAPESVTGFSVLRQHFPELGGQPMTIFTRPAYQEQILAIVKDTRGVAQANPEETSGNWANISVFPTDAPDTVAEYDTIKRVRTAVHAVSGAQAMVGGPSAENLDTEATTRRDEKVVIPLVLIVVLIVLGLLLRAIVAPLVLMATVIVSFAAAFGGSVFVFDTILGFQGIDYSVPLLAFLFLVALGVDYNIFLASRAREETMRLGTRAGMLKALSATGGVITSAGLVLAATFAVLTTLPLVMLIEVGFLVAFGVLLDALLVRSILVPALTLLIGRRIWWPSRLSRPEAQLPHGQQSLADNEEPALQR; encoded by the coding sequence ATGGCAATCCACACAGCGCGGTCCGCGCAAGCCCCGCCCAGTCGGCTGACGAGCCGATGGGTACCGTGGCTGGTCATTGGCTTATGGGTGGCGCTGGCGGTGGTCATGGTGCCGCTGAGCGGAAAGTTGAGCTCGGTCACCACGGATAGCGCCGTGGACACCCTGCCGGCCGGTGCCGAGTCCACCAAGGTGGCAGTGTTGGAGGACCGTCTCCCCGGCGGTGAGGACAACACGTTCGTTTTCGTGTACCACCGCACCGGTGGCTTGACCAACGCCGACCGCGCGACGGTCCAGCGCCACTACAACACTTTTGCCCAGCAGTACCCGCCGACGACGGCCGCTCCTGAGGCGGACGACGAGGACGAGGGCTCACCGACGGCGGCCTCTACGGACGGTGAGGCGATGACATTCACCTTGTCGGTGAGCACAACCTACGGTGAACCGGAGGCCCTTGTCGGCCCGTTGCGTGAGGCAGCGAAGGACCGCCCCGCCGGCCTGGACCTCGAGGTGACCGGCCCAGCCGCGATCGACGGCGACCTGGAGTCCATCTTCGACGGCATTGACCTGCAGGTCTTCCTCACCACCATTATCGTCGTCACGCTCCTGCTCATCCTCACCTACCGCAGTCCGGTGTTGTGGTTCATCCCGCTGGTGGTCGTGGGAGCGGCCGCACTGACCTCGATGGCAACCGTCTACCTGCTCGTCAAGAGTTTCGGCATCGTCGTCAACGACCAGAACTCCGCGTTGCTGACCATTCTGGTATTCGGTGTCGGCACGGACTACGCGCTGCTGCTCATCTCCCGGTACCGGGAGTCACTGCACCAGCACGAAAACGTCCGGGTCGCCATGGTTCACGCGCTCCGCAGCGCGGCGCCGGCCATCATCGCGTCGGCGACCACCGTGGTCGCCGGCCTGCTCTGTCTGCTCGTCGCAGACCTGAACAGCACCAGCGGACTGGGCCCGATCGGCGCAGCCGGCATCGTGTGCGCTCTGGTGGCCATGCTGACGCTGTTCCCGGCAGTGCTCGTGGTGTTCGGTAGGCGGATCTTCTGGCCGGCCATCCCGCGGTTCAACACGGCGGTGGAGGAGAAGGTAGGGATCTGGGGACGGCTTGGTACCGCCATCAACCGCCGTCGGTGGATGGCGGCGCTCGGCTCGCTCGGAATCCTCGGCGTGCTCATCCTCGGGCTGACGGGCAACACCAGCTCCCTGCGGGAGCAGGACCAGTTCCCGACCGCGCCGGAGTCGGTCACCGGCTTCTCCGTTCTTCGCCAGCACTTCCCGGAACTCGGCGGCCAACCGATGACGATCTTCACGCGGCCGGCGTACCAGGAGCAGATACTCGCCATCGTCAAGGACACCCGCGGTGTGGCCCAGGCCAACCCGGAGGAGACCAGCGGCAACTGGGCCAACATCTCCGTGTTCCCCACGGACGCGCCGGATACCGTCGCCGAGTACGACACGATCAAGCGGGTGCGCACCGCTGTGCATGCGGTGAGCGGGGCGCAGGCGATGGTCGGTGGACCGAGTGCGGAGAACCTCGACACCGAGGCGACCACCCGTCGCGACGAAAAGGTGGTCATTCCCCTGGTCCTCATCGTCGTCCTGATCGTCCTCGGGCTACTGCTGCGCGCCATCGTAGCCCCACTGGTCCTGATGGCCACCGTGATCGTCTCTTTCGCAGCAGCTTTCGGTGGCAGCGTGTTCGTCTTCGACACGATCCTCGGGTTCCAGGGAATCGACTATTCGGTGCCACTGCTGGCATTCCTGTTCCTGGTGGCACTCGGCGTCGACTACAACATCTTCCTGGCCAGCCGGGCCCGGGAGGAGACCATGCGTCTGGGCACCAGGGCGGGCATGCTCAAAGCCCTCTCCGCCACCGGCGGCGTCATCACCTCGGCCGGCCTGGTGCTGGCGGCCACGTTCGCGGTCCTCACCACACTTCCGCTGGTGATGCTGATCGAGGTCGGGTTCCTGGTCGCCTTCGGCGTGCTGCTCGACGCCCTGCTGGTGCGATCGATCCTGGTGCCCGCTCTCACCCTGCTGATCGGCCGGCGCATCTGGTGGCCGAGCCGGCTGTCCCGTCCAGAGGCGCAACTGCCGCACGGTCAACAATCGCTCGCCGACAACGAAGAGCCCGCGCTGCAAAGGTAA